TGATAATTCCTCCTTGAATTTTACTTCCTGTCACATCCTTGTGTGGAAGTTGGTGTATAAAGCGAGTGAGAAGCGTCGGCCGTCGCTCTCCATGTCGCCTTATACTCTATTTATCGGTTCGTCCCCCACATTGTTTAGTCTTTTATTAAATTTAACGATTTATTTTTAAATGAATCGATTTCATGAAGCTAAGCTTCAATCATTGGGAGTTTTCCTTCATCACCCACTGATGGTTATTTAAACTTATCAGACCTTAAGAGTGGGATAAATCATGGTTGTATCATTATTTCCGAAAGTTATGACACATGTCCACTATAGATGGACGCTTTCCATGTGGTTCGTCTTTAACTCATTCTGCCTTTGCAAAGCTCAGTCAGAATGACTTTTCAGACGTCGCTTCTTCCCCCAAGTGCCGCCATCTTTCGTTCCAATTTTTCGTTTCTAATGACGAACAGTTATTATCAATTTCCAATCTTATTCGTTATATTGAGCGTGACATTGCATTATGACATTCATTCAAACAAAGGTGTTTTACAACACATGTAATAATATTCCTGGAATCCACCTTCCAAACGACGTCATGCCGTTTATATCTATATCACTTTTTCGAAAAAGCAACTTAATACTGACACCATAAAAAAGCAGGACTTAAAAGTCTCCTTTTAAGTCCTGCCCTATTAACTATATCAGCTGTATTTCAATTATTTCAGTACGTATTAACCAAGTAATTGAAGAACAGATTGTGGAAGCTGGTTAGCTTGTGCAAGCATAGATTGAGACGCTTGAGAAAGGATGTTGTTCTTAGTGAATTCCATCATTTCTTTCGCCATGTCTACGTCACGAATTCGTGATTCTGCAGCTTGTAAGTTCTCAGATGAGTTATCTAAGTTACGGATTGTGTGCTCTAAACGGTTTTGAACAGAACCTAATGCAGAACGTTGGTCAGATACTTGTTGAAGTGCACCGTCTACGATTGCTAGTGTTGCATCAAAGCCGCCTGCATCACCTGCAGCAATTGTAGCAAAGTTAGTCACGTTAACGTCAGAAATAACGCCAGTTCCATCACCTAAAGAATCTGCATCCATGTTCTCGATGTTAACTTCGATTTGTTGTGTTGCGTTAGCACCGATTTGGAAGACTAGGCTATCAGTACCTGCTTCTTCAAAGTCACCATTTAAAAGTGTTTTACCGTTGAACTCAGTACGGTTAGCAATACCTGTTAACTCTTCTTGAAGTTGTCCAATTTCGTCTTGGATCGCTTGAAGGTCTGCTTCTTCGTTTGTACCTGTGTTACCAGCTTGTACTACTAGTTCACGCATACGTTGAAGGATTGAGTGAGACTCATCTAACGCACCTTCAGCTGTCTGAATTAATGAAATACCATCTTGTGAGTTACGGCTTGCTTGATCCAAACCACGGATTTGCGCGCGCATTTTCTCAGAGATTGAAAGTCCAGCAGCGTCGTCTCCAGCACGGTTAATACGAAGACCTGAAGATAATTTCTCCATTGAAGACTGTTGGAAATTTTGGTTAATACCTAGTTGACGGTGAGCGTTCATTGCGCTCAAATTATTGTTGATAATCATGTGATAATTCCTCCTTGAATTTTACTTCCTATCACATCCATGTGAATGCGGAAGAGTTATATAGTTGT
The genomic region above belongs to Bacillus sp. A301a_S52 and contains:
- the hag gene encoding flagellin Hag, encoding MIINNNLSAMNAHRQLGINQNFQQSSMEKLSSGLRINRAGDDAAGLSISEKMRAQIRGLDQASRNSQDGISLIQTAEGALDESHSILQRMRELVVQAGNTGTNEEADLQAIQDEIGQLQEELTGIANRTEFNGKTLLNGDFEEAGTDSLVFQIGANATQQIEVNIENMDADSLGDGTGVISDVNVTNFATIAAGDAGGFDATLAIVDGALQQVSDQRSALGSVQNRLEHTIRNLDNSSENLQAAESRIRDVDMAKEMMEFTKNNILSQASQSMLAQANQLPQSVLQLLG